Below is a genomic region from Phalacrocorax carbo chromosome 10, bPhaCar2.1, whole genome shotgun sequence.
TTACTTCGTTCTTCTGCCAGATTCTTTGGTGTATGCAGCAAATGTATCAGACATAATTCAATATTTCTCAAGGATGGGAAATCATCTACTCAGAGTTTTGTGTTTAATTTCAGCATACTGGGATGAGGACTAATAGCTAGCAGTCCTGAGGAAACCGTTCTCATTATCTGTTCGTGTGCTTTCTGCGTGGATTAGTTTAATGAGGTTATGAAAGAGAGTAGACAAGGGTTTTTTCCCTGGCTATATCACTACTCAACACTATGAACAGCAAACAATATGGCACACGTCTGGGAGTGTAGCAGTTGTCTGGATTTGTAGAGCAGCAAAAGAAAGTATTTACGTTCTGTTAGCACATTATAAAAATGCATGCCAAAGTTTTGATTGTCTGTATCTAGCTATTATCTGTACAGTATATAGCAAGTAGCGGAACCAAAGGTGGTGTAACTCTCCATGGTTAAgataaaaaaatgttcttttcaaagTTTGAGTTTCTTGTTATAGATCAGCTGCACTAGATTTGAGTGAAGTGTCTTAATAAGCTAAAATCTTTAGTTACTTTCAGAACACCAAGTTGCAAGAATGCCTAAATGGAATAGGGGTCAAGGTTTTCTTGATTAAGTATAATTTGGTTTTTTAGGCTCTTTCCTGTGTTTATTAAAAGCAATATCAAATCATGTAATCTCAGGTTTTAACCGAagttggaatttatttttataaagtttaGAATGTAAGTACTTCACTGCTGTGGAGGACTGCATGTACTAAAGGAATGGAATGGAAATGGAATGGAAAATGTGGCTAGACTAGCAAGCTAAATAGTTCCTAAAAATTTAGTAATTGACTTGAAATCATGCCAGTTCCATTTACCATGGTCATTGCTTGGTTTTGAATTGTAATGATTACTTGCTTCAGAGTTCAAACTTAACAAAAGATTGAAAAATCTTTTGCCTGTTTTACAGCCACTTTAGCATCTCTTCAGTATTCATTCTTCTACTTCTCACTTGTGTATTTCTTTTACATTGCACTTAACTGGAGAGCTCTGTTATTAgggtgcataaaaaggagtgtggccagcaggttgagggaggatatcctcctcctctactccaccctagtgaggaGTAGAGTActtctggagtactgtgtccagttttgggctccccagttcaagaaggacagggaactgcttgagcaagtccagcggagagctgtgaagatgatcagggaactggagcacctctcttatgaggaaaggctgagacacctccGTTTGTTCAAcatctttactgtgagggtgccagagcagtggcacaggctgcccagggagggtgtggagtcccttccctggagccattcaaaacccacctggatgaaATCCTgcgccccctgctctaggtgtgcctgatcaagcaggggggttggatgagatgatctgcagaggtcccttccaacccataccattctatgattatagACTAATAGATCTAACAGTCGCAAAATTGTGTGGCAGttaccaaggaaaaaaaaaagctttttctcctACTGTTTTGTAAAAGTCAGTCTGATCAGAAAGGATAATGGCTGCTTCCCCTTAACTAAGGTATACATAACTTCCAAGCTTTGTCCTTGTTATgagtaatgtaatttttttgctaatttttaCAATTCCCTTAGTTCTGTTCTAACAAGTACTTGAAAGCATTTCAGTTCTGTGCAGTTCAGGTGCTGATCCATCCTGTTGTCCCCCTGTCCAGTTAGAGAATACTTACCACAACATGATGCTAACTTCTCTAAAGTTACTTGAGCAAGAGTGAAGGAGATTTCTTGCAATAAGGAGGTATAAATGGGTCTTTCTGCTTGCCTTTAACTGTATCTTTACACAAACATTTCAttgttaaatgttttttctcttctgccgGTGTCTTACCCCTTCTTTCTGTGTGAAAGCTAGCTAGTTTAGGTGAAGGTGGGACTTTCTGACACAGGCATCCACTCTTACGCAGCTGTCCTCCTCTATTTTTACTCCTTAATTGACAGTCCAGCCTTCCATCCCTCCAAATATAACACTCTGCACTGCCTGCTTGCTCCCTTGCAGTAGGAGAGATGGGTAGGAGACAGCCCTGCCTAGCTAGCCCTTTGCTACTGACCATGAGGCAGCTTTTGTCCCCTCTTCCCACCAAAGTTAAACATTCCTCTTCACATGGTTGCCAGAAGAGAGTGAACTTgcctggagggagggatggaggaagatTcggaaggagcaggaggaggagatgaaGGCTGGCTGGAATTTTCCTGAGATTTCTTGGGATCCTCTCCTTTGGCAAGTAAACATTCTCTATTTGGGGCCTGGTCGCTTTCTGTAGCCATTGGCAGTGTCAGGAGCTATGTGCTATTACACTGAAGCATGCTAATTCTGTTGGTTTTGCAAGCACAGTTAAGAGCTGGTCACGCTCTGGCAAACTTGACAATACCTATTTGctttgctgtcattttttttcctcacagcctCTAGAGCTCTGAAAAGCTTAAGCAGCCAGACCTACTTGCAGACCCATCGGATTTATCAAAGCCAAAGCATGTATAAGGCTGTAAGCTCAAATCAAAAGTTCTGGCAATCTGACTTCTGTCCTCTAGCTGCGGACTTCAGTGAGCTTTCTGAGGAGCACATACTCATCAAATTCATTAGTTTCTGGAATGGACAGTAGCTTCAGCGGGAAAAGTGACTGTTTGATGCAACCTCTAAATATGCTTCTGTCTCTGAATGCTAGAATGTAAGACAGGAAAGAGTAAGGAGTGGGGACAAAGTTTACAGGAGAAAGGACAGCTGAGATGTAACTCTGAGTATCTTAGGAGCTGTCTCATATGATGGACATTTTACTTAACCCTCCCTAATGTAAATAGAAGCAGGTCCCAAGGGATAATGTCAGAAGGGGAAAGCTGTTGCATAGTGAAGACTCCAGCAAGCACAGGATAGTAATTGTTACTATACTGAAGTGGCCATGAACAGAATGGCTCACCTCACCATGCTTTTGTCACTGCTATATAGGATTAAATTTCTCTTCTCCACAAGGATCTTATTCTAGGATTTGAATTAAAGATAATGAGTTTCCCTATGAATCCCAGGTGgagaatgacagaaaaatattaacttcCATGGACCTGACGCTGACTTTGTGATGGACTGGTATTCTACCATTGCTGGTTTTGCATATCCTGAAGACAAGCCCTCAGCTCACACTGAGAGGTGTCATTTCTGAACATCATAAGATATCTTGCTTTTGGAACTGAAGTTGAGACAATGTGTTGCCCCCTTTAATTACAGTGTGAGAATTAGTTTCAGATGTGAGAGAACACAACAAAAAGAAGTGGTGAGCATTTCTGTATTGCTTTTACACTGTACAAAGATGACTCAAAAGtgtcttctttttatttaaaaaagaaacaaacaaaaaaccctgaagtaaTTATTTGGTAGAGAAGAGCCATCCAGAAGCCTTCTCTGAAAGAGTCCTGTGTGTTGCTTCCAACCTTTTAAAAGAGGAGTTAAATTTTGGAATTTCAGCATGTGTTTCCAAAATACCCAGGTTAATATTTAGTCAGAATCTAAAACTGTCTGAATTAAATGTATGGCTGTCCAAGCAAATTCTCATTTTGTGTTTATGAACTTCTGTCTACTTGAggcaaaatgtttgttttactttcctATAGTAAAGCAGGGAGGATGACTTGTTTGTCTtgatggtgtttcttccttatgagttttgaataattttaatgCACCTGTTGTACAAAAGACAATGCTGATAAATTGTCAAGTTCCATGCATTCTCCAGTCTGTTGACATGGGGATGACTATCTCTGGAAGCATTTCAGTAACTTCTTTTGTTGATTCAACCTGgctaaataatttcttaattgtACAGAACAGTTTTATAGGCCTGTTATGTTTCATAGGAATTATCTGCCTTTGCAGAGTGTGCAGTATCAATGGCCGTGTGCTTCCTAGCTTTAATCTGGCACTGAGCACACATTGGTAGAGACGTTCCAGCAGTGGGCAAATCTGTTGCCTGCTGTGATTAGTGCATCTTATTGTATCTCCCCTTCTAGATTTTCACTGACTTGATTAAAGGTGATTCAGGTATGGCTATTAGCAGGTACAGTCATGCTGTCTGCTGGGACGCAGGTGTACTTTAAAGCTGGAGTCAAATGGTAGATCGTGTAAACATGTGGTTTGACAAACTAGAGGCCAGAACCTGATCTTTCAGCTCCTGGTGCTATTGCAGtggtgtgtgtttttaaaatcttctaatGTTGGTGGTAGCAGGCCCTCTAGAGGGTGATTTGATCATAGGAGCATGTACAAGGTCAGAGCCAGAAGTCCAGTACTTGAGGGAGTTAAGAAGCAGTTTCATGAAGCTGTTGTAAGCTGATGTGAGCTTAAGCTGACATGTACTGCAATTGGAAAGGGTGGTTCTGTCCTGCACTCACCTTTGTTCTGGCACTAATGTTGTTCTGGCTGACCATCTTGCTTAtccaatggaaaagaaaaattgtaccAGATTAACAAGCTGATCTCAGTGACTGTGGCCACACGAGTGCTAGTACCAGCACAAAGAAATGACTAAAAACACATGGCTGTGGCTAGCAGGAAGCCAGCATCTCTTGTCACTGGCCACACAGTCTTAGAACAGTGTTAAGCGTTAAGCTGCTCATGAAACTGCATCCTTGTAGTATTAAATAACAGTTACTTCCCCAGAGAATTAGGAAGAGAGATTGCAAATTGAACAGACTTTACAATGGATATTTTTGAAGTGAGAGGCTTCTGTTCTCTAAGTGAGAAGTTAACATAAAGAAACCTTAACTTCCTGTGGAGGTGGCCTCTTGGCAGGCTACTGATAAATTACTTCAGTATGAGTTATTGACAGAATGGAAGTAAAGtttggcttaaaaataaaaaggcatgtATCTTAACTTTCTTCCctttagaaaacaattttggCATTGCAGGAACAAGTTGAATGTACACATGTACTCCCAAAGAAAATGGGAGTTTACCTGTTACTCAAGCCtctatttttttacttttccttttgcaggaAAAGCTGCAAGTCATTTAATGACCAAATAAGGTCTCCATTCTCATGATTTATCTGATATGCTTCTCCTGGAGCCATGGATGAATACAACCGCTTTGTGGATTGGGACAAAATGGATGTTACTGTCCAGAGCCAGGATGCGAAGGAGCTAACCTGCACAGAGTTCCAGGAGCTCAAGCAGCTGGCCCGGCAGGGCTACTGGGCCAAGAACCACTCTCTGAGAGCCAAAGTGTACCACAAACTAATTAGCAACATCCCATGCCGCACGGTGACCCCAGATGCAAATGTGTACCGGGACATTGTTGTGAAGATTGTTGGAAGACGTAACAGTAGCTGCCTTCCACTACCGGAGTTTGTGGATAACAGCTTGGTCCCCACATACTGCTTGAATGCAGAAGGCATCGCGGCAGTCAGGAAGATTATATTGTGCATTGCAAATCAGTTCCCAGACATATCGTTTTGCCCAGCACTTCCTTCTGTGATAGCTTTGCTCCTCCATTACAGCAAAGATGAGGCAGAGTGCTTTGAACAGGTTTGTCGCATCCTCGCTTGCAATGACCCATCCAAGCGGCTCATTGATCAGACGTTCTTAGCTTTTGAGTCCTCCTGCATGACCTTTGGTGACCTGGTTAACAAGTACTGTCAGGCAGCACATAAGCTGATGGTGGCAGTGTCTGAGGATGTGTTGGAAGTATACTCCGACTGGCAACGGTGGCTCTTCGGAGAACTGCCTATGGTGTACATTGCTCGGGTCTTTGATGTGTTTCTGGTGGAGGGCTACAAAGTTCTCTATCGTGTTGCACTGgctcttctgaaattttttcaCAAAGTCAGAGCTGGGCAGCCCATGGAGTCTGACAGCATACAGCAGGACATTCGAGCTTTTGTGAGAGACATTGCCAAGTCAGTGTCTCCAGAGAGGCTTTTGGAAAAAGCCTTTGCTATCCGCCTCTTCTCGCGGAAGGAGATCCAGCTTCTGCAGATGGCCAACGAGAAGGCTTTGCAGCAGAAGGGCATCACAGTCAAGCAGAAAAGGTAAGGCTCTCACTACAGGCAGCCTGAGTGATCTTGTGAGTTTTCCCAGTGTGGTGAGCAGTCAGTCCTGGGTGGCTActggtggggaaggagaagagctCTACTGGTATGTGCAGGTAtctctgctggctttttttttctctgcagaaatttaatttaagCATTGCTGGGATCGTAATGAGGAGTGTAACTGAATGTTATGATACAAGGGAAGCAAAGCAGTTTCTCATAGCTTACTCAGTGATTAATTTATAATTATGTTTTACAGGTACATATTAATTGCAAGTATTGTATCGCAAAAGTGTCTTTCACAAGCtgcttttaaactaaaaggcattttagcaaagctggaaaaaacaCTGATAGATTACTTGGAAGAAAAGTAGCCaaacaaatgtgaaaaagaaTTCTTAAATATGAGATTACTTGTATAAAATGTCGATTTCATGCTGCCCAGTGTTGTGAATTCAGCAGTTTCTTTAGTGTAAGGAGACAAACACTGTCCAAGCTGGAATGTTTTGCTTAACTGGGGAGTTATTTTAACaatgcaaggaagaaataagCCTTATTTACAGGTTACTTTTAGAATTAGTTTGACTGCAAACCTCCTGAAAGTCAAGAGTTGTAGTAATCATAGGTAGGGGTCAACCTATTTTGTGACAGGTCCATGTACTATTAGAAATAATGATTTTGAAAGAACCATggatgagaagagggaggaTACTGATCCAAATGATGATTGCATAAtcacaatttcttttcaaaatgacGGGAGGAAAAGCCAGCTGTAAAACTATTAAATGAAATCCTGCTCCAACATGACAGTAAAAGCTACAGTGATAAAAACCTCAGCTGAAAGACCTCTCTGTGTATATAGAAAAGGCAGCAATATATTAATCTAAACAAAATCAGCATCTTGCCAAGTGAAAGTGTATGTGCAGGTAAACACTGCTGTTATAGACATGTTCTGTTTCTCCTAAGGCCTTCTGTGACTGCAGAAAACTTCTCCCACCTGCTTTTGAAATCGAAGTTTAGGTGTTGAATAGTTTTATCAGCTGTCCTGACTTCTGAAGGGAGGATGACTCCTAGAGTCTACTGGGGTCAGTAAGTGTGATACTTCTAGAACTTTGTATTCTAGAGGAACAgcctttcattttctccaaaTCTTTGAAAATCAAAAGGTACCAGCCACTGATGTATTAGGATCTTACAGCCAATTGTGTTCCTGAGCTAGTCACAGTAGTTGCAAACAGGTGTCATTCCATGGTATTGAAATATATACTTAACCAGATTTCAGCctataaaataacataaatattaGCTGAACCTCTTTCATGTGCCCACATATATGTAAAGTTCCCTCCAGTCTTTTCCAACAGTTTAGTTTTAGACTCAGTTTGGTTTACAgttagcttttgctttatcttgcTCATATCTTGGAAGAGACTAGTCTGTCAGTCTCAGATATTCCAAGGCCTTTAGCCACTGGAATGTCACATTGGGTAGAATTCAGACCATTGTATCTGGGAAGTATTAATTCTTCCAGTGTGtagcttttcttcctgtactGAAGTTCAGAAGAGTTGCAGTATCCTTTCTGAGTATATTCTTCAGCAACAGAATGagagctttgaaagaaaaaaaaaaccaaaccaaaaagacccaaaccaaacaaaaacaaatagtaaaaaacaaccacagaaaAACCCATAATCTCCTGCTGTGTTAAATGTTGTAGAGATATTCTTGCTCAGAACAGCAGTGATAccttcaaagcagaaaacaataaatCCGTACCCAAATAATGCCAGTAGTTACTGCCTTACCAGGCAGAGTTGCTAGTGAAAAACTTTTATCCTCTCTCGgctactttttttaaacatactgaAACTTCTCAGTATCCCTGGCACAGTACTGCTGTGAACTTGGCTCAGTTTGGATCCCAGTAGAGGCAGATGTGGGTGCTGGAGAAGTCAGCTTTTCTCCAATGCTTGATAGGATGTGCTTGGCCCATGCAAGTAGATGatgaattattttcaaatcagGTAACTACAAGCAGGtagcaaaaagggaaaaaaaatataaatgggaAGTATTTTACCCTGACTTTTcgtttgtttttcttgtgcttGGTGATTCAAATCAAACCTTACTTTGTTTCTCTCCAGGCTCCTTTCATTCACTTTGTCACGGATGTAGGAAATCACTGatcttttctatctttttttttgtctttctccttATACATTCTCCTTCTGTCAATTCCACACCCACTGCACCCCTCCTGTTTGCAGTGTTGCATCTCCCAAAAGGTAGGTTAAAATGCTTGAATCTTTGCCCTTTGCTCGTTTCTTCTGTCTTTGGCTGGTTATTTTTTCTGAGGCTGTCATTATTACTAATGCTGGGGCAGGAGAAGCAGGGCAGCAATTATGGCACCCAACTGCCGTGTAACATCTCTTAAAAACACTCGTGCAAAGTTAGTTCAAAGCACCTGCAAAGTTGGAAAAGGGATCATAGACCCAGCTAGTCACCATAGTACTTCCATATGGCAAGACAGACCTGTGTTTTCCAGAATGGAAATAGTAATGGTAATGGTGAGATATGAGTCCTTTCCAGATTGGAAGTGTTACTTTTAAACACTTCAAGTAATGTGTCTTCAGAACTGTTAGTCATTGTCCCACATCCAAACCTGGTATATACAGTTGCAATagatgtgactttttttcttctttgcaagaAGTATTTGCAAGACTTCTTTGCCACAGTTAATTGGAAAGATGTTGGACTGAACCCAACTTGGCACCCTCTTAAAAGTGACTTGTCTCTATTCATTCtagattatatttatttttaagtaaataggTTTATTTAGAGGCAAGAAGActattttcctgtttcagtgGAGGTCAGAGTTACTCAGCCATGTAGCATTAATGGCTAATGAACTCACTCATCAAGTCTTGGccctgaaaagcaaatattaaagaacaaaacccagTGCATTGTGATACCTGATAAGCAGAGAACTTGGAAAGGAGAAAGACTGCCCTGTGAGTATTAAGTGCGACAGATGAATGGGTTTAAATTAATGCTTTTGAGAATCTTCTGGCCTTGATGCAGGTGCCCTGAGTTAACTTTAGTGAGTGGTGCACACTAACGTTTGTACTAATTTATAAAATCAAAATTGGAATTAATTTCCTCATGTTTTCATGTCTGAAAGAACACCTTAAGAGACTTATCAAAGCATGTTTCACATATCCTGTGTGGGGATGATTTTACCTCTAATAAATCAGCAGGCTGTTAATTACAGCCAAGCAAATCTTCAatgtctgtgtattattttactgtaattacAGTTTTCTGAATGGAGCAGAAAGCCCTGATCTCTGCTAGGAAGTACATAGTTTGGGTTTGAGGGGACTTAGGTAGATGCAGAGTGTCTGTTGACACTGATCTCAACACAGGATTAGGTTTCAGGCTTATACACCACATATGGCTTATATTGCCATTTATGGCTGAGAAACAACATATCACTTGTACCACATGTTTATGCCCTCACTGAAATTATAATGGATTTTAAAGATAATGCAGACGCTGTAAGATTTGACCCAAAACAAACTACAGCAGGAAGATGTAATTCAGTGAGTCACACCTTGGAGTGTAGTATGTGCTGTCTTGGAATACATACAGAGCATATCCCCTCTGACAGCTGCTACCACGTGTCATCAATGTTGGGTTTATCTTCAGGAACTCTGAGGTCTCTGAAGCACATTGTATTAATGATATGGCTGGAAAAATAACATTCCTATGAAAATAGCAAATAAGCTGCtttcttaaacatttaaattGTGCTCCTTTTCTAAATCTAATATGCTTTGGGATAATAACAGTTGAACATGTCTTTCAACATCAGCAATCAACAGAGAATTGTCATGCCAAT
It encodes:
- the TBC1D24 gene encoding TBC1 domain family member 24 isoform X1; this encodes MDEYNRFVDWDKMDVTVQSQDAKELTCTEFQELKQLARQGYWAKNHSLRAKVYHKLISNIPCRTVTPDANVYRDIVVKIVGRRNSSCLPLPEFVDNSLVPTYCLNAEGIAAVRKIILCIANQFPDISFCPALPSVIALLLHYSKDEAECFEQVCRILACNDPSKRLIDQTFLAFESSCMTFGDLVNKYCQAAHKLMVAVSEDVLEVYSDWQRWLFGELPMVYIARVFDVFLVEGYKVLYRVALALLKFFHKVRAGQPMESDSIQQDIRAFVRDIAKSVSPERLLEKAFAIRLFSRKEIQLLQMANEKALQQKGITVKQKSVASPKRQNVHLAVHAENFKSEIVSVKEMRDIWSWIPERFALCQPLLLFTTLEHGCSLSRFYSHSEGHEPTLLLIKTTAKEVCGAYLSTDWSERRRGGNKLSFFGTGECFVFRLQPEVERYEWVIIKHPELATTGSEPENHALLASSTLASSSVPSDPSDRLSPFLSARHFNLPSKTASMFMAGSSECIIIGGGDGQALYLDADLNHGRTSHCNTFNNQPLCSESFQISVLEVWGFRDTMNG
- the TBC1D24 gene encoding TBC1 domain family member 24 isoform X2, which encodes MDEYNRFVDWDKMDVTVQSQDAKELTCTEFQELKQLARQGYWAKNHSLRAKVYHKLISNIPCRTVTPDANVYRDIVVKIVGRRNSSCLPLPEFVDNSLVPTYCLNAEGIAAVRKIILCIANQFPDISFCPALPSVIALLLHYSKDEAECFEQVCRILACNDPSKRLIDQTFLAFESSCMTFGDLVNKYCQAAHKLMVAVSEDVLEVYSDWQRWLFGELPMVYIARVFDVFLVEGYKVLYRVALALLKFFHKVRAGQPMESDSIQQDIRAFVRDIAKSVSPERLLEKAFAIRLFSRKEIQLLQMANEKALQQKGITVKQKRQNVHLAVHAENFKSEIVSVKEMRDIWSWIPERFALCQPLLLFTTLEHGCSLSRFYSHSEGHEPTLLLIKTTAKEVCGAYLSTDWSERRRGGNKLSFFGTGECFVFRLQPEVERYEWVIIKHPELATTGSEPENHALLASSTLASSSVPSDPSDRLSPFLSARHFNLPSKTASMFMAGSSECIIIGGGDGQALYLDADLNHGRTSHCNTFNNQPLCSESFQISVLEVWGFRDTMNG